The Bacteroidota bacterium DNA window CGCGTTGGCTACTACGCAGCGCCTGCAGCGCTGCCTCCAGTTTCAGGCGCTCGGGGCTGCCGGGGGCATAGTCATATACCGGCTCATTCTGTATAGGGGGTAGGTGGGTTACACTATTCATGGTCTCTTTTTCGGATATCCGTTTTTGTGTGGGCTACTATGTGCAAAGCTAGAAAGTATACCAATACCCTACAATCCGGATGCGGACTCCGCCCGAATAAAGCCCTGGGGGAGGACTAGAGGCTGATCCGAACGGTGTATAATGCGGTTTATGTGTGTTGTTTCTTACTTTTCGCTTTCGCCCAAGGAACGGGTGAAACCCGCATTAGTCCTGCACAATTCTTTTCAGCTCCACCAGTTTTAGCAGAGCCTCTACGGGGGTCAGGCGCTCGGGGTCTACATCGGCCAGCAGCTCGCGTATGCGCAGGCTGGCGGCATCGGGCTGCTCAAACAGGCGGAGCTGTAGCCGGGTGGCAGACTGGGATACCTGCGCGGCTGCTTCCAGGCCGGGTTGCTGGATCAGGCTCCGGTCTTGCTCAAACTGGGCCAGTAGCTCGCGCGCGCGGCGCACCACGGCTGGCGGCATGCCCGCCATCTGCGCCACCTGTATGCCAAAGCTGTGGGCACTGTGCCCTGGCTCCAGCCTGCGCATAAAGAGGATTTTTCCGTCAATCTCGCGCACACTCACGTGGTAGTTTTTCACCCGCTCCAGCTGCTCGGCCAGCAGGGCCAGCTCATGGTAGTGGGTGGCAAAGAGGGTTTTGGCTGCCCGGTCTGTGGCTGCATGCAGGTACTCTACCAGGGCCCAGGCTATGCTTACCCCATCGTAGGTGCTGGTGCCACGGCCTACCTCATCCATCAGCACCAGGCTTTGTGGCGTGCAGTTATTCAGGATTCGGGCGGTCTCGCTCATCTCCACCATAAAGGTGCTTTCGCCCGCGCTGAGGTTGTCGCTGGCACCCACGCGGGTGAAGATTCGGTCTACCACGCCTATGTGTGCGGCCTGTGCCGGCACATAGCTGCCCATCTGGGCCAGTAGCACAATTAGCGCTGTTTGGCGCAGCAGGGCGCTTTTTCCCGCCATATTTGGCCCGGTGATGATGAGGATCTGGTGGGTGGTGGGGTCCAGGTGCACGCTGTTGGGCACATAGGGCTGGTCTGCCGGCAGCAGCACCTCTATTACGGGGTGCCGACCTTCCTGTATGTCCAGGGTGCCGCTACTGTCTACCACCGGCAGGCAGTAGTTGCGCTTCACGGCCAGCTCGGCCAGGCTGGCCAGTACATCGGCCTCGGCTATCCGGGTAGCCCACTGCTGCAGCAGGGGGATGTGGGGCTGTAGGTGGCTCAGCAGCTGCTCATACAGCTGGTATTCCAGCAGGGCAATGCGGTCTTCGGCCCCCAGTATTTTTTCTTCCAGGGTTTTTAGCTCGGGGGTAATGTAGCGTTCGGCCCCGGTCAGTGTTTGCTTGCGCATCCAGTTTTCGGGCACCTTGTTCCGGTGGGCGTGGGTAACCTCCAGGTAGTAGCCGAAAACCCGGTTGTAGGAGATTTTGAGCGAGCTGATGCCGGTAGCCTCCGCTTCTCGGCGGCATATACCCTCCAGCAGCTGCTTTACATCCTGGCTTAGGGCGCGGTGCTCATCCAGCTCGCCCGATACGCCTGTGCGGATTACCATGCCCTGGTTTAGCTGTGCGGGGCATTCGTCTGCCAGCT harbors:
- the mutS gene encoding DNA mismatch repair protein MutS, giving the protein MAKQAETPLMKQYNGVKAQYPGTLLLFRMGDFYETFGEDAITASRLLGITLTRRNNGAAGDIELAGFPHHALDSYIPKLVRAGQRVAICEQLEDPKLAKGLVKRGVTEILTPGINLHENLLDHKANNYLAAVYFPAEQQAAAAFLDISTGDFFCLSGDRARIEKLLYSLRPSEVVLPRAGMRTFQQLYGDDFYTYRLEDWVFEPEYALKQLLEHFQVQSVKGFGLEDEQPGTTAAGVLLHYLKQMEQKQLGHLTHVYAFRDEGYTAIDKYSLRNLELLQPLFADGHSLCETIDHTRTAMGGRMLKRWIAFPLRDPKQIHARQRQVQALVEDRATREALAQLLGPIADLERLISKLATRRLNPREATSLRDSLARLPLLRQAVAHLPAFGPWCSLEDPSTALGLLQAQLADECPAQLNQGMVIRTGVSGELDEHRALSQDVKQLLEGICRREAEATGISSLKISYNRVFGYYLEVTHAHRNKVPENWMRKQTLTGAERYITPELKTLEEKILGAEDRIALLEYQLYEQLLSHLQPHIPLLQQWATRIAEADVLASLAELAVKRNYCLPVVDSSGTLDIQEGRHPVIEVLLPADQPYVPNSVHLDPTTHQILIITGPNMAGKSALLRQTALIVLLAQMGSYVPAQAAHIGVVDRIFTRVGASDNLSAGESTFMVEMSETARILNNCTPQSLVLMDEVGRGTSTYDGVSIAWALVEYLHAATDRAAKTLFATHYHELALLAEQLERVKNYHVSVREIDGKILFMRRLEPGHSAHSFGIQVAQMAGMPPAVVRRARELLAQFEQDRSLIQQPGLEAAAQVSQSATRLQLRLFEQPDAASLRIRELLADVDPERLTPVEALLKLVELKRIVQD